A region from the Nesterenkonia lacusekhoensis genome encodes:
- a CDS encoding histone-like nucleoid-structuring protein Lsr2 — protein MAQKVEVVLVDDLDGSEAKETVTFGLDSRFYEIDLSDDNAKELRDLLKRYIRKGRAIAPPSPQNEARQIRDWAVKNGYQVSSRGRLHRDIVEAYRNAKKR, from the coding sequence ATGGCTCAGAAAGTAGAAGTCGTCCTCGTCGATGATCTCGACGGCAGTGAGGCGAAAGAGACCGTGACATTCGGCCTGGACTCGCGGTTCTACGAAATCGATCTGAGCGACGACAACGCCAAAGAACTGCGCGATCTCCTCAAGCGCTACATCCGTAAGGGTCGGGCCATCGCACCGCCGTCTCCGCAGAACGAGGCGCGTCAGATCCGCGACTGGGCCGTGAAGAACGGCTACCAGGTCTCCAGCCGAGGTCGTCTGCACCGCGACATCGTGGAGGCCTACCGCAACGCCAAGAAGCGATAA
- the lysS gene encoding lysine--tRNA ligase, with the protein MTAENPTAETTAKDLDTNDQRAVRMDKRERLLSRGVQPFPVKVERTDSLAEVRKRFDGTVEAGESTGETVSVTGRVMFIRNTGKLCFATLQEGGPQGSGSRLQAMISLAEVGEEALADWKSLVDLGDHVRITGEVVVSRRGELSVMATSFEIASKAIRPLPVLHAELNEETRVRQRYADLIVRDEAREMVYKRAAITRSIRDSLHSHGYVEVETPMLQLVHGGAQARPFETHLNAFDQDMTLRIATELYLKRAVVGGIDRVYEIGRVFRNEGVDSTHSPEFTTLESYEAWADMYTMAERMQEMIRNAADACGVGRQVEVAGPDGEPVTVDLDGEWTWLSVYPGLSEAVGQEITPETSAEVLREIAEKHEVKVDPAWGAQKLVVELFGEIVEPHLMQPTFVCDYPPIAQPLAREHREKPGVIEAWDLIIGGMERGTAFSELVDPVVQRERLVEQSRMAAEGDDEAMQYDEDFLRALEYGAPPMGGLGLGIDRLVMLFTGAGIRETILFPLLKPEVDNS; encoded by the coding sequence GTGACTGCCGAGAACCCCACTGCTGAGACCACTGCCAAAGACCTCGATACCAATGACCAGCGTGCTGTCCGCATGGATAAGCGTGAGCGTCTGCTGAGCCGCGGCGTCCAGCCCTTCCCCGTGAAGGTGGAGCGGACCGACTCGCTGGCCGAGGTCCGGAAGCGGTTCGACGGCACCGTGGAGGCCGGCGAGTCCACGGGAGAGACCGTCTCGGTCACCGGACGTGTGATGTTCATCCGCAACACCGGCAAGCTCTGCTTCGCCACTCTGCAGGAAGGCGGCCCGCAGGGATCCGGCTCCCGTCTGCAGGCCATGATCTCCCTGGCCGAGGTGGGTGAGGAGGCCCTGGCCGACTGGAAATCCCTGGTGGACCTGGGCGACCACGTCCGCATCACCGGCGAGGTGGTGGTATCCCGCCGCGGCGAGCTCTCCGTGATGGCCACCAGCTTCGAGATCGCCTCCAAGGCCATCCGCCCGCTGCCGGTGCTCCACGCTGAGCTGAACGAGGAGACCCGCGTGCGCCAGCGCTACGCGGACCTGATCGTCCGCGATGAGGCCCGCGAGATGGTGTACAAGCGCGCGGCCATCACTCGGTCCATCCGCGACTCTCTGCACTCCCACGGCTATGTGGAGGTGGAGACCCCCATGCTGCAGCTGGTCCACGGCGGTGCGCAGGCGCGTCCCTTCGAGACCCACCTCAACGCCTTTGACCAGGACATGACGCTGCGGATCGCCACCGAGCTCTACCTGAAGCGTGCTGTGGTCGGCGGCATCGACCGCGTCTACGAGATCGGACGCGTGTTCCGCAACGAGGGCGTGGACTCCACACACTCTCCGGAGTTCACCACCCTGGAGTCCTACGAGGCCTGGGCGGATATGTACACCATGGCCGAGCGGATGCAGGAGATGATCCGCAACGCCGCCGACGCCTGCGGTGTGGGACGCCAGGTGGAGGTCGCAGGTCCCGACGGCGAGCCCGTCACCGTGGACCTCGACGGCGAGTGGACGTGGCTCAGCGTCTACCCCGGCCTCTCCGAGGCTGTGGGCCAGGAGATCACCCCCGAGACCTCGGCCGAGGTGCTGCGGGAGATCGCTGAGAAGCACGAGGTCAAGGTGGACCCGGCCTGGGGCGCCCAGAAGCTGGTGGTGGAGCTCTTCGGCGAGATCGTGGAGCCGCACCTGATGCAGCCCACCTTCGTCTGCGACTACCCGCCGATCGCCCAGCCGCTGGCCCGCGAGCACCGCGAGAAGCCCGGCGTGATCGAGGCCTGGGATCTGATCATCGGCGGCATGGAGCGCGGCACTGCGTTCTCCGAGCTGGTGGACCCGGTGGTCCAGCGTGAGCGCCTGGTGGAGCAGTCCCGCATGGCCGCTGAGGGCGATGACGAGGCCATGCAGTACGACGAGGACTTCCTGCGTGCCCTGGAGTACGGCGCGCCGCCGATGGGCGGCCTGGGCCTGGGAATCGATCGCCTGGTCATGCTGTTCACCGGAGCAGGAATCCGAGAGACCATCCTCTTCCCGCTGCTGAAGCCGGAAGTGGACAACTCATAA
- a CDS encoding DMT family transporter, whose product MTGPVRRTGTVQGRGLGIGAITITSVLWGTTGTAATFAPDAGPFAIGSAALGIGGLLQALIALPALRAARQRLRAHWGLLALGGLAVMIYPLAFYSSMHYAGVAIGSVVSLASAPLASGMLERLVDGKPLSRWWMLAAGLGITGSTMLCLAKMNEPASSTAETVGGIAAGLVAGATYATFSWAVHRLMEEGAGRAASMGAVFGVGGLLLMPVLVITGAPLIAGPEAFAVAAYMALVPMFVGYLLFGFGLTRVPASTATTVTLTEPAVAALLAVIIVGEQLSGLGWAGLAVIAAVLVILAVAPTNAAESGGSADPDPSQGPEDQHRAPMPVP is encoded by the coding sequence ATGACTGGGCCTGTCAGGAGGACTGGGACTGTTCAGGGGCGCGGCCTCGGGATCGGGGCGATCACCATCACCTCGGTCCTGTGGGGCACCACCGGCACCGCCGCCACCTTCGCTCCCGACGCCGGCCCCTTCGCCATCGGTTCGGCCGCCCTGGGGATCGGCGGTCTGCTCCAGGCGCTCATCGCTCTGCCGGCGCTGCGGGCCGCCCGCCAGCGGCTGCGCGCGCATTGGGGCCTGCTGGCGCTAGGCGGGCTGGCGGTGATGATCTACCCATTGGCCTTCTACAGCTCCATGCACTATGCCGGGGTGGCCATCGGTTCTGTGGTGTCCCTGGCCTCGGCGCCGCTGGCCTCCGGGATGCTGGAGAGGCTGGTGGACGGCAAGCCGCTGAGCCGCTGGTGGATGCTGGCCGCAGGGCTGGGCATCACCGGCAGCACCATGCTCTGCCTGGCCAAGATGAACGAGCCCGCCTCCTCCACAGCGGAGACGGTGGGCGGCATCGCCGCCGGGCTGGTGGCCGGGGCCACCTACGCCACCTTCTCCTGGGCGGTGCACCGCCTGATGGAGGAGGGCGCGGGCCGAGCCGCCTCGATGGGGGCGGTGTTCGGCGTCGGGGGTCTGCTGCTGATGCCGGTGCTGGTGATCACCGGAGCTCCGCTGATCGCCGGTCCGGAGGCCTTCGCCGTCGCGGCCTATATGGCCCTGGTACCCATGTTCGTGGGGTATCTGCTCTTCGGATTCGGGCTGACTCGGGTGCCGGCGAGCACCGCCACCACGGTGACCCTGACCGAGCCGGCCGTGGCCGCGCTGCTGGCGGTGATCATCGTCGGAGAGCAGCTCTCAGGGCTCGGCTGGGCGGGACTGGCCGTCATCGCGGCAGTGCTGGTCATCCTGGCCGTGGCCCCCACCAATGCCGCGGAATCCGGCGGGTCCGCAGACCCTGATCCGAGCCAGGGACCGGAGGATCAGCACCGCGCGCCCATGCCTGTTCCGTGA
- a CDS encoding M13 family metallopeptidase — protein sequence MSTETSSFPYIDDSIRPQEDFQKHVNGTWLKTAEIPSDQDSYGSFLELRDKAEADVRAILEEAASGAFEGTEFAEVAARVGGFFASFMDAERAEQQKLAPIQSFLDEVDAVSSVQELVRLSASWQRYGMDGIVAAGSLRDAGSPERELWHIIQDGIGLPDESYYREDAYAEIREEYQKHLARVLILGGLEPRPAEEAAADVLGLEKTIASHHWDVVTTRDAQKRYNLKTREEVIALMPLVTEAFAGWGLTESQTREIVLTQPDVLPGMQAALTSISLETWKHWLRIQVLRWAAPLLHEEMVQEHFGFYSKTLNGVPELKERWKRGVAMVNGHLGEDVAQIYVSRHYPPEARQAMDELIEALLGAYRQSISTLDWMGEETRRRALEKLEAFRPLVGYPARWIDYSSVQVSRDDVVGNVARAAQFEWERDVKKIDEGPDPDEWHMTPQTVNAYYHPLENVICFPAAILQLPFFSVERDMAQNFGAIGAVIGHEIGHGFDDQGSRYGADGSLTDWWTQGDREAFEQRTKKLVDQFDSLVPSALEDHEGDHTVNGELTLGENIGDLGGLGIAHKALALWREQQGVEPQEIDGYSEDARFFFAWAQAWRHVTRPERAITLLSIDPHSPAEFRANQIVKNLDAFHEAFGTAEGDAMYLAPEDRVTIW from the coding sequence ATGAGCACTGAGACCTCCTCCTTCCCCTACATCGATGACTCCATCCGGCCGCAGGAGGATTTCCAGAAGCACGTCAACGGCACCTGGCTGAAGACGGCGGAGATCCCCTCCGACCAGGACTCCTACGGTTCCTTCCTCGAGCTGCGGGACAAGGCTGAGGCTGATGTCCGTGCCATCCTCGAAGAGGCCGCCTCAGGTGCCTTCGAGGGCACTGAGTTCGCCGAGGTCGCAGCCCGGGTGGGGGGCTTCTTCGCCTCCTTCATGGACGCGGAGCGGGCCGAGCAGCAGAAGCTCGCCCCCATCCAGAGCTTCCTCGACGAGGTCGACGCCGTCAGCTCCGTCCAGGAGCTGGTGCGGCTCTCCGCCTCCTGGCAGCGCTATGGGATGGACGGCATCGTGGCCGCCGGCTCCCTGCGCGACGCCGGCAGCCCGGAGCGCGAGCTCTGGCACATCATCCAGGACGGCATCGGCCTGCCCGATGAGTCCTACTACCGCGAGGACGCCTACGCGGAGATCCGCGAGGAGTACCAGAAGCACCTGGCCCGTGTCCTGATCCTGGGCGGCCTGGAGCCCCGCCCCGCCGAGGAGGCCGCCGCCGACGTCCTCGGCCTGGAGAAGACCATCGCCTCCCACCACTGGGATGTGGTCACCACCCGCGACGCCCAGAAGCGCTACAACCTGAAGACCCGCGAAGAGGTCATCGCGCTGATGCCGCTGGTCACCGAGGCCTTCGCCGGCTGGGGCCTCACCGAGTCCCAGACCCGGGAGATCGTGCTGACCCAGCCCGATGTCCTGCCCGGTATGCAGGCCGCGCTGACCAGCATCAGCCTGGAGACCTGGAAGCACTGGCTGCGCATCCAGGTGCTGCGCTGGGCCGCCCCGCTGCTGCACGAGGAGATGGTCCAGGAGCACTTCGGCTTCTACTCCAAGACCCTCAACGGCGTCCCGGAGCTCAAGGAGCGCTGGAAGCGCGGCGTGGCCATGGTCAACGGCCACCTGGGCGAGGACGTCGCCCAGATCTACGTCTCCCGGCACTACCCGCCGGAGGCCCGCCAGGCGATGGACGAGCTGATCGAGGCTCTGCTGGGCGCCTACCGCCAGTCCATCTCCACGCTGGACTGGATGGGGGAGGAGACCCGGCGCAGGGCCCTGGAGAAGCTGGAGGCCTTCCGCCCGCTGGTGGGGTATCCGGCGCGCTGGATCGACTACAGCAGCGTGCAGGTCAGCCGCGACGACGTCGTCGGAAACGTGGCCCGGGCCGCTCAGTTCGAGTGGGAGCGGGACGTGAAGAAGATCGACGAGGGCCCGGATCCGGACGAGTGGCATATGACCCCGCAGACGGTGAACGCCTACTACCACCCGCTGGAGAACGTGATCTGCTTCCCGGCGGCCATCTTGCAGCTGCCCTTCTTCTCCGTGGAGCGGGACATGGCGCAGAACTTCGGTGCCATCGGTGCGGTGATCGGTCACGAGATCGGCCACGGCTTCGACGATCAGGGCTCCCGCTACGGCGCCGACGGTTCGCTCACCGACTGGTGGACTCAGGGGGACCGCGAGGCCTTCGAGCAGCGGACCAAGAAGCTGGTGGACCAGTTCGATTCCCTGGTCCCCTCCGCCCTGGAGGACCACGAGGGCGACCACACGGTCAACGGTGAGCTGACCCTGGGTGAGAACATCGGTGACCTGGGCGGCCTGGGAATCGCGCATAAGGCTCTGGCTCTGTGGCGCGAGCAGCAGGGTGTGGAGCCCCAGGAGATCGACGGATACAGCGAGGATGCGCGGTTCTTCTTCGCCTGGGCTCAGGCCTGGCGGCATGTGACCCGCCCGGAGCGTGCCATCACGCTGCTGAGCATCGACCCGCATTCGCCGGCCGAGTTCCGCGCCAACCAGATCGTGAAGAACCTGGATGCCTTCCACGAGGCCTTCGGCACCGCAGAGGGCGACGCCATGTACCTGGCCCCCGAAGACCGCGTGACCATCTGGTGA